In one window of Thermodesulfobacteriota bacterium DNA:
- a CDS encoding ABC transporter ATP-binding protein: MTMPGSNDNHAAMAGPPATAVTVRNLTRRFGDFVAVDDISFDVGRGEIFGFLGANGAGKTTTIKILTGLLRPSAGQGTVDGLDIARQRKAIRSRIGYMSQKFSLYDDLKVEENIFFFGGVYGLNRPQINARLAELETILDLSGIRGRRTASLPLGYKQRLALACAILHRPPILFLDEPTGGVDPIARRYFWDLIAAMAAAGTTVFVTTHYMDEAEYCHRLSIMYKGRIVEMDSPAAIKKKYNRASIQDVFIYLVDR; encoded by the coding sequence ATGACAATGCCCGGCTCTAACGATAATCATGCGGCCATGGCAGGGCCCCCGGCAACGGCCGTGACGGTCCGCAACCTGACCCGGCGCTTCGGGGATTTTGTCGCCGTGGACGACATCTCCTTTGACGTCGGCCGGGGCGAGATCTTCGGCTTTCTGGGCGCCAACGGCGCCGGTAAAACCACTACCATCAAGATCCTGACCGGCCTGCTGCGGCCATCCGCCGGCCAGGGCACGGTGGACGGCCTGGACATCGCCCGGCAGCGGAAAGCCATCCGCTCCCGCATCGGTTACATGTCCCAGAAATTCTCCCTGTACGACGACCTGAAGGTGGAGGAGAACATCTTCTTTTTCGGCGGGGTTTACGGACTGAACCGGCCGCAGATCAACGCCCGACTGGCCGAACTGGAAACGATCCTGGACCTGTCCGGGATCCGCGGCCGCCGGACCGCCTCCCTGCCCCTGGGGTACAAACAGCGCCTGGCCCTGGCCTGCGCCATCCTGCACCGGCCGCCGATCCTGTTCCTGGACGAGCCCACCGGCGGCGTCGACCCCATTGCCCGGCGCTACTTCTGGGACCTGATCGCCGCCATGGCCGCGGCCGGCACAACCGTTTTCGTGACCACCCATTACATGGACGAGGCCGAATACTGTCACCGGCTCTCCATCATGTACAAAGGCCGCATCGTCGAGATGGACTCGCCGGCGGCCATCAAGAAAAAATACAACCGCGCATCCATTCAGGATGTCTTCATTTATCTGGTGGACCGGTAA
- a CDS encoding ABC transporter permease yields MKKILNLVIKELRQVVRDPNMLRVIFVVPMIQLLILGHAITTDIKNLDILICDQDNSAISRSLIEQFSHTDYFIVQQQPCRAGEAERFLFRGETVLALVIPEYFGRDLEARDSPEIQILLDGQNSNTAAVAMGYCNRILLEFMRDRMARDTGRDPRLVRSVRFIEPVSRAWYNPELKSVYYMIPGIISILLTIITMLLTGMAIVKEREIGTLDQLLVTPLSAWQIIAGKTLPFALLGFLEMGFAMTFGVLWFKVPIVGSLPLLAVLAAVFIFTTLGLGIFISTLVDTQQQALFIAWFFLVSFILLSGFFYPIANMPDWVQIITLANPLRYFIEILRELFLKGAGLTVLWPELLSLLAIGLTIFTLATVRFSRRAAA; encoded by the coding sequence ATGAAAAAAATCCTGAACCTGGTCATCAAAGAACTCCGGCAGGTGGTCCGGGACCCCAACATGCTGCGGGTCATCTTCGTGGTGCCCATGATCCAGTTGCTGATCCTGGGACACGCCATCACCACCGATATCAAGAACCTGGACATTCTCATCTGCGACCAGGACAACTCCGCCATCAGCCGGAGCCTCATCGAACAATTCTCCCACACCGATTATTTCATCGTCCAACAGCAGCCCTGCCGGGCCGGGGAGGCGGAGCGTTTCCTTTTCAGGGGAGAGACCGTGCTGGCCCTGGTCATTCCCGAATATTTCGGCCGTGACCTGGAAGCCCGGGACAGCCCCGAGATCCAGATCCTGTTGGACGGCCAGAACTCCAACACCGCCGCCGTGGCCATGGGGTACTGCAACCGCATCCTGCTGGAGTTCATGCGGGACAGAATGGCGCGCGACACCGGCCGCGATCCGCGGCTGGTCCGGTCGGTCCGCTTCATCGAGCCGGTCAGCCGGGCCTGGTACAACCCGGAACTGAAAAGCGTCTATTACATGATTCCCGGCATCATCTCCATCCTGCTGACCATCATCACCATGCTGCTGACCGGCATGGCCATCGTCAAGGAGCGGGAAATCGGCACCCTGGACCAGCTCCTGGTGACGCCGCTGTCAGCCTGGCAGATCATCGCCGGCAAGACCCTGCCTTTCGCCCTGCTGGGTTTTCTGGAAATGGGGTTTGCCATGACCTTCGGGGTGCTCTGGTTCAAGGTGCCCATCGTCGGCAGCCTGCCCCTGCTGGCGGTCCTGGCCGCGGTGTTCATCTTCACCACCCTGGGGCTGGGCATATTCATCTCCACCCTGGTGGACACCCAGCAGCAGGCCCTGTTTATCGCCTGGTTCTTTCTGGTCTCCTTTATCCTGCTGTCCGGATTTTTTTACCCCATCGCCAACATGCCGGACTGGGTCCAGATTATCACCCTGGCCAATCCCCTGCGGTATTTTATCGAAATCCTGCGGGAGCTGTTTCTCAAAGGCGCCGGCCTGACGGTACTCTGGCCGGAACTGCTGTCGCTGCTGGCCATCGGACTGACCATTTTCACCCTGGCCACGGTCCGCTTCTCCCGCCGCGCCGCGGCCTGA
- a CDS encoding CPBP family intramembrane glutamic endopeptidase — protein sequence MDAGKIKVTTIAFAMVTVMAAEVAGRAAVLSGLCSPGAAILGVRLAEAVLLTVVIRLCQGSLAVVGLGKGDIVRGITAGAAWAIVFGGAVAVAGALLLATGADPLPLFRMPLPEGHGELAFFLLAGVVVSPLAEELFFRGLLYGLFRRWGTVAGVILTTIVFAGLHLPGIPIPQAVGGIVFCLAYEKEKSLMAPYVIHALGNAAIFGLGMVS from the coding sequence ATGGATGCCGGGAAAATAAAAGTAACCACGATAGCGTTCGCAATGGTTACGGTGATGGCGGCTGAAGTCGCCGGACGGGCTGCGGTTCTTTCCGGCCTGTGCTCTCCGGGAGCCGCGATCCTGGGGGTACGCCTGGCCGAGGCCGTCCTGCTGACGGTCGTGATCCGGCTCTGCCAGGGGAGCCTGGCCGTTGTTGGCCTGGGAAAGGGCGATATTGTCCGGGGGATAACGGCGGGCGCAGCCTGGGCAATTGTTTTCGGGGGCGCGGTCGCCGTTGCCGGCGCTCTGCTGCTGGCTACGGGCGCCGATCCCCTGCCGTTGTTCCGCATGCCCCTGCCCGAAGGGCATGGAGAACTGGCCTTTTTTCTGCTGGCCGGCGTGGTGGTCTCGCCCCTGGCCGAGGAACTCTTCTTCCGGGGGCTGCTTTACGGCCTCTTCCGGCGCTGGGGAACGGTCGCGGGCGTGATCCTGACCACCATCGTTTTCGCCGGACTCCATCTGCCCGGCATCCCCATCCCCCAGGCCGTGGGCGGCATTGTTTTCTGCCTGGCCTATGAAAAGGAAAAGAGCCTGATGGCGCCCTACGTCATTCATGCCCTGGGCAATGCGGCTATCTTTGGACTGGGAATGGTTAGCTGA
- a CDS encoding TIGR00266 family protein → MQLQQIKYSIIGDDMQSVEIVLGSGESVMAEAGDLNYMDSAIAFETRMGDGSPVEEGMMARLADAGRRMVAGEALFLTQFTNSGLGTRCISFAAPYPGRVIAVNLSDFDGEILCQRDAFLCVTSDCLVEIAFTRRMEDGFFGNDGFILLRLSGIGTAFLHIGGTVVQKVLKHDVIRVDTGCIAAFTSGLNYSIERADNLKSMLSGGEGLLLASLSGTGTVLLQTMPFSRLAERALRHTAPAGGKRQIGGWRAMKDAFEKLLKGFKRSRAQGVKETAKTQETEGAKE, encoded by the coding sequence ATGCAATTGCAGCAGATAAAATACAGCATTATCGGTGACGACATGCAGTCCGTGGAGATCGTGCTGGGCTCCGGGGAAAGCGTTATGGCCGAGGCCGGCGACCTGAACTACATGGACAGCGCCATCGCCTTTGAAACCAGAATGGGAGACGGCTCACCGGTCGAGGAAGGCATGATGGCCAGACTGGCCGATGCCGGCAGGCGAATGGTCGCCGGCGAAGCCCTGTTCCTGACCCAGTTTACCAACAGCGGCCTGGGCACCCGCTGCATCTCTTTTGCCGCGCCTTACCCCGGCCGGGTCATCGCCGTTAACCTGTCCGACTTCGACGGGGAAATCCTCTGCCAGCGGGACGCCTTTCTCTGCGTCACCAGCGACTGCCTGGTCGAAATCGCTTTCACCCGGCGCATGGAAGACGGGTTTTTCGGCAACGATGGTTTTATCCTGCTGCGGCTGTCCGGCATCGGAACGGCCTTTCTCCACATCGGCGGCACCGTGGTCCAGAAAGTGCTCAAACATGACGTCATCCGGGTCGACACCGGCTGCATCGCGGCCTTTACCTCCGGCCTGAATTACAGCATTGAACGGGCCGACAATCTCAAGTCCATGCTTTCCGGCGGTGAGGGGCTGTTGCTGGCATCCTTGAGCGGCACCGGCACGGTTCTGCTCCAGACCATGCCCTTTTCCCGGCTGGCGGAACGGGCCCTGCGGCACACGGCCCCGGCCGGGGGAAAACGGCAGATCGGGGGCTGGAGGGCGATGAAGGATGCCTTCGAAAAGCTTTTAAAAGGGTTCAAGAGGTCGCGGGCTCAAGGGGTCAAGGAGACGGCAAAGACTCAAGAAACCGAGGGAGCGAAGGAGTAA
- a CDS encoding HD domain-containing phosphohydrolase, with the protein MLTEKEKIDKLTLLGTELNHIQDLDIMMEKILTESRLFVNADAGSIYIMENDRLRFTYTQNDTLQQRLKPGEKLIYSTFSMPVDKKTLAGYVTLTGQPLNLDDVYSIDPASPFQFGRQFDETACYRTQSALTIPLTTPMGKTLGVLQVINARDPDGRAIPFSDRDVMVMMHFAGIASVTLERAQMTRALLLRMIKMAEMRDPKETGAHVNRVGGYAVELYEKWARRRDIPEDEIQKKRDLLRMAAMLHDVGKVGISDTILKKPGKLDEQEYEIMKHHSMMGARLFASSQSDFDDTAAAVALNHHEKWNGSGYPGYIDVTTGEPLPEYRRPDGRASGKAGEDIPVFGRIVALADVFDALSSIRVYKPAWDEAKVLETLEKDAGTHFDPELVEIFLGSLDVMRSIQQRYKDE; encoded by the coding sequence ATGCTGACGGAAAAAGAAAAAATCGACAAGCTGACCCTCCTGGGAACCGAGTTGAACCATATCCAGGACCTGGATATCATGATGGAGAAAATCCTGACCGAGTCCCGGCTGTTCGTTAATGCCGACGCCGGTTCCATCTACATCATGGAGAACGACCGGCTGCGCTTCACCTATACCCAGAACGACACCCTGCAGCAGCGGCTCAAACCCGGAGAAAAGCTCATCTACTCCACCTTCAGCATGCCCGTGGACAAGAAAACCCTGGCCGGATACGTGACCCTGACCGGCCAACCCCTTAATCTGGATGATGTGTACTCCATCGACCCGGCCAGCCCCTTTCAGTTCGGCCGCCAGTTCGACGAGACCGCCTGCTACCGGACGCAATCGGCCTTGACCATCCCCCTGACTACGCCCATGGGAAAAACCCTGGGGGTGCTGCAGGTCATCAACGCCCGGGACCCGGATGGACGGGCCATCCCTTTCTCCGACCGGGACGTGATGGTCATGATGCATTTTGCCGGCATCGCCTCGGTCACCCTGGAGCGGGCCCAGATGACCCGCGCCCTGCTGCTGCGGATGATCAAGATGGCGGAAATGCGCGACCCCAAGGAAACCGGCGCCCATGTCAACCGCGTCGGCGGCTATGCCGTGGAACTTTACGAAAAATGGGCCCGGCGGCGGGATATCCCGGAAGATGAAATCCAGAAGAAACGGGACCTGTTGAGAATGGCGGCCATGCTGCACGACGTGGGCAAGGTCGGCATTTCCGACACCATCCTGAAAAAGCCCGGCAAGCTCGACGAGCAGGAATACGAGATCATGAAACACCACTCCATGATGGGCGCGCGCCTTTTTGCCAGCAGCCAGTCGGATTTCGACGACACCGCCGCGGCCGTGGCCCTGAATCACCATGAAAAATGGAACGGATCCGGTTATCCCGGCTACATCGACGTGACCACCGGCGAACCGCTGCCGGAGTACAGGCGTCCTGACGGCCGGGCGTCCGGCAAGGCCGGCGAGGACATCCCGGTTTTCGGCCGCATCGTGGCCCTGGCCGACGTGTTCGACGCCCTCTCCTCCATCCGGGTCTATAAGCCCGCCTGGGACGAAGCGAAAGTTCTGGAAACCCTGGAAAAGGACGCCGGCACCCACTTTGATCCCGAGCTGGTGGAAATTTTCCTCGGCAGCCTGGATGTGATGCGGAGTATTCAGCAGCGCTACAAAGACGAATAG
- a CDS encoding ABC transporter permease, which translates to MINSRFLPLTRKEFIHIRRDPRSVLILLMMPLLMMFIFGYAINMDLKNIRVGVCDLDRTPVSRDLIETVDASSYFDVVRRYDDPRMTEGLFRQRAVRAAVIIPADFSRNLGGAGSAVIGLVTDGTDANSATLAQNYLESLFLSRSLSAGGVGLPVRVKTRIFYNPDMESAHFVVPGIVALLLIMIGALLTSVTIAREKETGTMEQILTSPIRPYEVVLGKALPYLILAFLIAVFIIIFGHLWFKVPMLGSWTWLMVFCLLYLFTALAIGLLISTLVATQQVAMMLSLAATLLPSVMLSGFIFPISSMPRPLQVVSQIIPATHFLKIIRGIMLKGNGPLELWPAVAAMVAVGLFFISLAIWRFQLKLQ; encoded by the coding sequence ATGATCAACTCCCGTTTTCTGCCCCTGACCCGTAAAGAGTTCATCCACATCCGCCGGGACCCCCGGTCGGTGCTGATCCTGCTGATGATGCCCCTGCTGATGATGTTCATCTTCGGGTATGCCATCAACATGGACCTGAAAAACATCCGCGTGGGGGTATGCGACCTTGACCGGACCCCGGTCAGCCGTGACCTGATCGAAACCGTGGACGCCTCATCCTATTTTGACGTGGTGCGGCGCTATGACGATCCCCGGATGACGGAAGGCCTCTTCCGGCAACGGGCCGTGCGGGCGGCGGTCATCATTCCCGCGGACTTCAGCCGCAATCTGGGCGGCGCCGGCAGCGCGGTCATCGGTCTGGTCACCGACGGCACCGACGCCAACAGCGCCACCCTGGCCCAGAACTACCTGGAGAGCCTGTTCCTGAGCCGCTCCCTGTCGGCCGGCGGCGTCGGCCTGCCGGTCCGGGTCAAGACCCGGATCTTCTACAATCCGGACATGGAGTCGGCCCACTTTGTCGTGCCCGGCATCGTGGCCCTGCTGTTGATCATGATCGGCGCCCTGCTGACCTCGGTCACCATCGCCCGGGAAAAAGAGACCGGCACCATGGAACAGATTCTGACCAGCCCTATCCGGCCCTATGAGGTGGTGCTGGGCAAGGCCCTGCCCTATCTCATTCTGGCCTTTCTCATCGCCGTTTTCATCATCATCTTCGGCCACCTCTGGTTCAAGGTGCCCATGCTGGGATCCTGGACCTGGCTGATGGTCTTCTGCCTGCTCTACCTGTTCACGGCCCTGGCCATCGGCCTGCTCATCTCGACCCTGGTGGCCACCCAGCAGGTGGCCATGATGCTCTCCCTGGCCGCCACCCTGCTGCCCTCGGTCATGCTGTCGGGCTTTATTTTTCCCATCAGCTCCATGCCCCGGCCGCTCCAGGTCGTCTCCCAGATCATCCCGGCCACCCATTTTCTGAAGATCATCCGGGGCATCATGCTCAAGGGCAACGGTCCGCTGGAGCTGTGGCCGGCGGTGGCGGCCATGGTGGCGGTGGGCCTGTTCTTCATTTCCCTGGCCATCTGGCGGTTCCAGCTGAAACTGCAATGA